A single region of the Rhizobium grahamii genome encodes:
- a CDS encoding DUF1328 domain-containing protein yields the protein MLYYALVFLVVALIAGVLGFGGIAGASASIAQVLFFIFLVLFVVSLVMRVARR from the coding sequence ATGCTGTACTATGCTCTTGTCTTCTTGGTTGTCGCGCTGATCGCCGGCGTCCTTGGCTTCGGCGGTATCGCAGGGGCTTCGGCATCGATCGCCCAGGTCCTGTTCTTCATCTTTCTGGTTCTTTTCGTCGTGTCGTTGGTCATGCGCGTGGCAAGGCGTTGA
- a CDS encoding DUF3175 domain-containing protein translates to MTTTEEIYRRLRSDFDVVRFSAYGHGILSLPRGGAALKRSAERSHRRKASPFQSAMSMLNFYINRAGRQRTDAQRSRLENAKNELREDFDRDPK, encoded by the coding sequence GTGACGACGACAGAAGAAATCTATCGACGTTTGCGCAGTGACTTCGACGTCGTCCGCTTCAGCGCGTACGGGCATGGAATTTTAAGCCTCCCGAGAGGCGGTGCGGCGCTCAAGCGATCGGCTGAGCGAAGCCATCGTCGGAAAGCCTCACCCTTTCAATCTGCGATGTCGATGCTGAACTTCTATATCAACCGTGCGGGCCGCCAGCGCACCGACGCGCAACGATCGCGATTGGAGAATGCCAAGAACGAACTGCGCGAGGACTTCGATCGCGATCCGAAATGA
- a CDS encoding HD domain-containing protein: protein MTQREFINEHDHRSSTDLFRAAKIAFAAHAGQTDKAGEPYFAHCKRVADALTENDQRIVAFLHDVVEKGSGWSLDRLEHEGFSSAIVAAVDALTMRPGEDDDDFVVRAATNRLARPVKVADLEDNLEQAERAVEDPSKFQRGLKIVAKIRAGRH from the coding sequence ATGACACAGCGTGAATTCATCAACGAGCATGACCATCGGTCCTCCACGGATCTCTTTCGTGCTGCGAAAATCGCCTTCGCCGCGCATGCCGGACAAACAGACAAGGCGGGCGAGCCCTATTTCGCACACTGCAAGCGCGTGGCGGACGCTCTCACCGAGAACGATCAGCGCATCGTCGCGTTTCTTCATGATGTCGTGGAAAAAGGTTCCGGTTGGAGCTTGGATCGTCTTGAGCACGAGGGCTTCAGCTCAGCGATCGTCGCGGCCGTCGATGCTCTCACCATGCGCCCTGGGGAAGATGACGATGATTTCGTCGTCCGCGCAGCGACGAACAGGCTGGCACGGCCCGTGAAGGTAGCGGACCTCGAGGACAATCTCGAGCAGGCGGAAAGAGCCGTCGAAGACCCTTCCAAGTTTCAAAGAGGTCTCAAGATCGTGGCAAAGATCCGCGCCGGCAGACATTGA
- a CDS encoding BA14K family protein → MKAVVSLAFGIASSVGVCTAAASIASAVMSSQPHSLASLSVSDLWTTEPVRIDRSKQDYERLPPALSSYVTAPPKAVKTAVVARHLAPASIPQANATAGLSTEHVGWCSQRYRTYDPATNQYLSFSGVTRSCRSPYQPQEISDATAASDSAPMATGVDADAWCADRYQSYRPEDNTYQPFDGPRRSCTPPI, encoded by the coding sequence ATGAAAGCGGTCGTTTCACTGGCGTTTGGCATTGCGAGTTCCGTCGGCGTCTGTACGGCTGCTGCCTCGATTGCTTCGGCAGTCATGAGCTCTCAGCCGCACAGCTTAGCGAGCCTTTCTGTCTCCGATCTCTGGACGACTGAGCCTGTCAGGATTGATCGAAGCAAACAGGACTACGAGCGCCTGCCGCCGGCTCTGTCCAGCTATGTCACCGCCCCGCCAAAAGCAGTCAAAACGGCTGTGGTCGCGCGCCACTTGGCGCCGGCTTCGATCCCGCAGGCAAATGCAACTGCGGGGCTTTCGACCGAACATGTGGGCTGGTGTTCGCAGCGTTACCGCACCTACGATCCGGCCACCAATCAGTACTTGAGTTTCAGCGGCGTCACCCGGTCATGCAGGTCGCCCTACCAGCCACAGGAAATCTCGGACGCGACAGCGGCCAGCGACAGCGCTCCGATGGCGACCGGTGTTGACGCTGACGCATGGTGCGCGGATCGTTATCAATCCTATCGCCCTGAAGACAATACGTATCAGCCTTTCGATGGTCCGCGCCGCTCTTGCACACCGCCGATCTGA
- a CDS encoding DUF1236 domain-containing protein → MRYMLIVGAATAATLISGAAFAQSSTVNGAAGGAVTGAIVGGPVGAAVGGVTGAIVGTVIDPPPQKVVTYVREAPAPQARVVVKEKVVIGQPLPQTVIVTPVPENPKYAYAIVNDERVIVEPSSRKVIQVIN, encoded by the coding sequence ATGCGTTACATGCTTATCGTAGGCGCGGCCACTGCCGCGACCCTTATCTCGGGCGCGGCATTCGCACAGTCGTCGACAGTCAATGGTGCCGCCGGTGGCGCGGTCACCGGCGCGATCGTTGGAGGCCCGGTGGGCGCGGCAGTGGGTGGCGTTACGGGTGCGATCGTCGGTACGGTAATCGATCCGCCGCCGCAGAAGGTTGTCACCTATGTTCGTGAAGCGCCGGCTCCACAGGCGCGCGTCGTGGTGAAGGAAAAGGTCGTCATCGGTCAGCCGCTTCCCCAGACCGTCATTGTGACGCCGGTTCCGGAAAATCCAAAATATGCCTATGCAATCGTGAACGATGAACGCGTCATCGTCGAACCTTCGTCTCGCAAGGTCATCCAGGTCATCAACTGA
- a CDS encoding cupin domain-containing protein has protein sequence MMADHYTLPDDITWTEVAPGNRRAVLSHRPEMMLVAFSFEPGAIGAPHSHPHTQVSYVAEGAFDVTVDGVTTRLDAGSSFIVAPNLVHGVVAVEKGLLIDTFTPRRDDFL, from the coding sequence ATGATGGCCGATCACTACACGCTTCCCGATGACATCACCTGGACCGAAGTCGCGCCCGGCAACCGCCGCGCCGTTCTCTCGCACCGTCCGGAAATGATGCTCGTCGCCTTCAGTTTTGAGCCCGGCGCGATCGGCGCGCCTCACTCGCATCCGCATACGCAGGTGAGCTACGTCGCCGAGGGCGCATTCGACGTCACCGTCGATGGTGTGACAACCCGCCTCGACGCCGGCTCCAGCTTCATCGTCGCCCCCAATCTGGTGCATGGAGTCGTTGCCGTCGAGAAGGGACTGCTGATCGACACCTTCACGCCGCGGCGGGATGATTTCCTGTAA
- the kduD gene encoding 2-dehydro-3-deoxy-D-gluconate 5-dehydrogenase KduD → MSLFDLTGRWAIITGANTGIGQAIAVGLAEAGADIVGVGRSAMDGTADAVTSTGRRFVSLKADLSDTGEAKAVVERALAAGASPDILVNNAGIIRRADALEFTEEDWDAVLDTNLKSVFFLCQAFAKAAVARQAPAKIINIASLLSFQGGIRIPSYTASKSGLAGITRLMANEWASKGINVNAIAPGYVETNNTEALRADAERSADILKRIPAARWAKAEDMVGTAVYLASRASDYVHGTVLPVDGGWLAR, encoded by the coding sequence ATGAGCCTTTTCGATCTCACCGGCCGCTGGGCCATCATCACCGGCGCCAATACCGGCATCGGCCAGGCCATCGCGGTTGGCTTGGCTGAAGCGGGCGCCGACATTGTCGGCGTCGGCCGCTCGGCGATGGACGGCACAGCTGATGCGGTCACATCGACGGGGCGCCGGTTCGTATCGCTCAAGGCGGACCTGTCCGATACCGGGGAGGCGAAGGCCGTTGTCGAACGCGCCCTTGCCGCCGGCGCCTCGCCCGATATCCTCGTCAACAATGCCGGTATCATCCGCCGCGCCGACGCGCTGGAATTCACGGAGGAGGATTGGGACGCGGTGCTCGACACCAACCTGAAATCCGTCTTCTTCCTCTGCCAGGCCTTCGCGAAGGCCGCGGTCGCGCGCCAAGCGCCGGCAAAGATCATCAACATCGCCTCGCTACTCTCCTTCCAGGGCGGCATCCGCATTCCGTCCTATACGGCCTCGAAGAGCGGGCTTGCCGGGATCACAAGGCTGATGGCGAACGAGTGGGCGTCGAAGGGCATCAATGTGAACGCCATCGCGCCCGGCTATGTCGAAACCAACAACACAGAGGCGCTTCGCGCCGATGCGGAGCGCAGCGCCGATATCCTCAAACGCATCCCGGCCGCCCGCTGGGCCAAGGCCGAGGATATGGTGGGCACGGCGGTCTATCTGGCGTCGCGCGCTTCCGATTATGTTCATGGCACGGTGCTGCCGGTCGATGGCGGCTGGCTTGCCCGATAG
- the kduI gene encoding 5-dehydro-4-deoxy-D-glucuronate isomerase — translation MTISVSVRQVVGPEDAARRDTQGLRDAFVIEQLFRPGEANLTYSHLDRMIVGGVVPDSKPIEIAAIAQTGTERFLDRREAAIVNIGGAGTVSVGGKVYELGFQEALYIGMGEGALSFSSKDPAAPALFYLLSAPAHRTCPTVHITREMARKVVVGSAEESNARTINQYVHPDVCDSCQLLVGLTMFEPGSVWNTMPAHLHDRRMEVYLYFGMQEQTRIFHFMGEPSETRHVVLKNHDAVLSPGWSIHSGAGTGRYAFIWAMAGDNMSFTDMDKVPMEDLR, via the coding sequence GTGACCATTTCAGTATCAGTACGCCAGGTCGTCGGACCTGAGGATGCCGCAAGGCGCGACACGCAGGGCCTGCGCGACGCCTTCGTGATCGAGCAGCTGTTTCGCCCGGGCGAGGCCAATCTCACCTACAGCCACCTTGATCGCATGATTGTCGGCGGCGTGGTGCCGGACAGCAAGCCTATCGAGATCGCCGCCATCGCCCAGACCGGCACGGAGCGCTTTCTCGACCGGCGTGAGGCCGCCATCGTCAATATCGGCGGCGCGGGCACCGTCAGCGTAGGGGGCAAGGTTTACGAACTCGGCTTCCAGGAAGCGCTCTATATCGGAATGGGCGAGGGGGCTTTGAGCTTCTCCAGCAAGGATCCAGCTGCGCCTGCGCTCTTCTATCTGCTCAGCGCGCCAGCGCATCGGACCTGCCCAACAGTGCACATCACCCGTGAGATGGCCAGGAAGGTGGTCGTGGGCTCGGCGGAAGAATCCAACGCCCGCACCATCAATCAATACGTCCACCCCGATGTCTGCGACAGCTGCCAATTGCTGGTGGGGCTGACGATGTTCGAACCGGGTTCGGTCTGGAACACCATGCCGGCGCATCTTCATGATCGGCGCATGGAGGTCTATCTCTACTTCGGCATGCAGGAGCAGACGCGCATCTTCCATTTCATGGGCGAACCCAGCGAAACGCGGCATGTCGTGCTGAAGAACCATGATGCGGTGCTGTCGCCCGGATGGTCGATCCATTCCGGCGCCGGAACCGGCCGTTACGCCTTCATCTGGGCGATGGCTGGCGATAACATGAGCTTCACCGACATGGACAAGGTGCCGATGGAAGACCTGCGATGA
- a CDS encoding ATP-binding cassette domain-containing protein — MSAPNLLELHNISKSFGALTALRNLSFHIGEGEVVGLLGDNGAGKSTTVNLISGIHKPTDGYLSVDGKKTAFTCRSDSADAGIETIYQHTALVDSLSITRNIFMGRELTDRFGFLRQREMREIAMEVLQNAVHISGIDSPDTLVGNLSGGQKQAVAIARAVYFKKRVLLLDEPTSALSVRETEALLNQVLKLKAENVSSVLVTHNIYHAYQVCDRFVIMSHGTKVFDVDKADTTINQLTEYVVLT, encoded by the coding sequence ATGTCGGCCCCCAATCTTCTTGAACTGCACAACATCTCGAAAAGCTTCGGCGCGCTGACCGCACTGCGCAATCTGAGCTTCCACATCGGCGAAGGCGAAGTGGTGGGGCTGCTCGGCGACAACGGCGCTGGCAAGTCGACCACGGTCAACCTGATCTCGGGCATTCACAAGCCGACGGACGGCTATCTCAGCGTCGACGGCAAAAAGACGGCGTTTACCTGCCGCTCTGACTCCGCCGATGCCGGTATCGAAACCATCTACCAGCATACGGCGCTGGTGGATTCGCTTTCGATCACGCGCAACATCTTCATGGGCCGCGAACTCACTGATCGCTTCGGCTTCCTGCGCCAGCGCGAAATGCGCGAGATCGCCATGGAGGTGTTGCAGAACGCCGTCCATATCTCCGGCATCGATAGCCCCGATACGCTGGTCGGCAATCTCTCTGGCGGCCAAAAGCAGGCGGTCGCCATCGCCCGCGCGGTCTATTTCAAGAAGCGCGTTCTGCTTCTCGACGAGCCGACCTCGGCGCTCTCGGTGCGCGAGACCGAAGCACTCTTGAACCAGGTGCTGAAGCTCAAGGCGGAGAACGTCTCGAGCGTGCTTGTGACCCACAACATCTACCACGCCTATCAGGTCTGCGACCGCTTCGTGATCATGAGCCACGGCACCAAGGTGTTCGATGTCGACAAGGCGGACACGACGATCAACCAGTTGACCGAATACGTCGTGCTCACCTGA
- a CDS encoding ABC transporter permease — MTPILETSAAPRSRTQKQPIIRQIMAMPAGAIFLVFMTLQIVCIAGALLYPDQFRYLSPQNLTILMKAIPVLGCLALGAGVLMIAGEFDLSIGSVYTFTAILMASLVGAGMSAFIAAPLGVLAGIMIGLLNGHITLRFGLPSFIVTLGGLLFWRGAVLLYNGAVQVRFDPEPIFTSLFSGTLLGINAAFIWIVLFVVGFHYLVHRHRFGNHVFATGGNRGAAEAIGINTNRVKLVAFAIAGGMAAVAGIIATARVGSVQPGQGAGLELQAIAACVIGGLSLRGGRGSIVGIFLGVLLIHTITDVLLLLRAPGFYLDMFIATLIVLAAIFNHLIERRGLA; from the coding sequence GTGACACCAATTCTTGAGACAAGTGCCGCGCCCCGGTCGCGGACGCAGAAACAACCGATTATCCGGCAGATCATGGCGATGCCGGCAGGCGCGATCTTCCTCGTCTTCATGACGCTGCAGATCGTCTGCATCGCAGGCGCCTTGCTCTATCCCGATCAGTTCCGCTACCTCTCGCCGCAGAACCTGACGATCCTGATGAAGGCGATCCCCGTGCTCGGCTGCTTGGCGCTCGGCGCCGGCGTGCTGATGATCGCGGGCGAGTTCGACCTCTCCATCGGCTCCGTCTACACATTCACCGCTATCCTGATGGCGAGCCTCGTCGGCGCCGGAATGAGCGCCTTCATAGCGGCACCCCTCGGCGTCTTGGCCGGCATCATGATCGGACTCTTGAACGGCCACATCACGCTGCGCTTCGGGCTGCCGTCGTTCATCGTGACGCTGGGCGGCCTGTTGTTCTGGCGCGGCGCCGTGCTGCTCTATAACGGTGCCGTCCAGGTGCGCTTCGATCCCGAACCGATCTTCACCAGCCTGTTTTCCGGCACGCTGCTCGGCATCAACGCCGCCTTCATCTGGATCGTGCTTTTCGTCGTCGGCTTCCATTACCTCGTCCACCGTCACCGCTTCGGCAACCATGTGTTTGCCACCGGCGGCAATCGCGGTGCTGCGGAAGCGATCGGTATCAACACCAACCGCGTCAAGCTGGTGGCCTTCGCGATCGCGGGCGGCATGGCGGCAGTGGCCGGTATCATTGCCACGGCCCGCGTCGGCAGCGTGCAGCCGGGGCAGGGTGCCGGACTGGAACTGCAGGCGATCGCCGCCTGCGTGATCGGCGGACTGTCGCTGCGCGGTGGCCGGGGCTCCATCGTCGGCATATTCCTCGGTGTGCTCCTGATCCACACCATTACCGACGTGCTGCTTCTGCTGCGCGCGCCAGGCTTCTATCTCGACATGTTCATCGCGACGCTGATCGTGCTGGCCGCCATCTTCAACCATCTTATCGAGCGGCGAGGTCTTGCGTGA
- a CDS encoding sugar ABC transporter substrate-binding protein, whose translation MKLTRLKTAALAAGIATMMTSTALAADVKATMIIYLDPSVQFFNPVVKGAKDAAAQFGVDLDVQYANNDPVRQNDLIESATAAGVDGIAVSISSSDAFDESICAAVKAGIVVIGFNNDDLEGAKGNCRQAYVGMNEFASGYELGNRMIKEFGLKSGDVVFNPREIPEASFAVARGGGIEKAMKENGIKVETVRAGLDPAEAQNIMAQFLIANPNVKAVFGTGSVTSTVGAGAIKDAGVKVPFGGFDLAVEIVNAVESGAMFATMDQQPYLQGYYPIAQIALSKKYGLTPTDVDTGQGAFLDKSRISSVKPLIGSFR comes from the coding sequence ATGAAATTGACCAGGTTGAAAACCGCAGCACTCGCCGCGGGTATCGCCACGATGATGACATCTACGGCATTGGCCGCCGACGTCAAGGCAACGATGATCATCTATCTCGATCCGAGTGTCCAGTTCTTCAATCCCGTGGTGAAAGGCGCCAAGGATGCGGCGGCACAGTTCGGCGTCGATCTCGACGTGCAATATGCCAATAATGATCCGGTTCGCCAGAACGACCTGATTGAGAGCGCGACGGCAGCCGGCGTTGATGGCATCGCGGTTTCCATTTCCTCGTCGGATGCCTTCGATGAGAGCATCTGCGCGGCCGTGAAGGCCGGCATCGTCGTCATTGGCTTCAACAATGACGATCTGGAAGGCGCCAAGGGCAATTGCCGCCAGGCTTATGTCGGCATGAACGAGTTTGCCTCCGGCTATGAGCTCGGCAATCGGATGATCAAGGAGTTCGGCCTGAAGTCCGGCGACGTCGTCTTCAATCCTCGCGAAATCCCCGAAGCGAGCTTCGCGGTCGCGCGCGGCGGCGGCATCGAAAAGGCGATGAAGGAAAACGGCATCAAGGTCGAGACGGTTCGCGCCGGGCTTGATCCGGCCGAGGCGCAGAACATCATGGCGCAGTTCCTGATCGCTAACCCCAACGTCAAGGCCGTGTTCGGCACCGGTTCGGTCACCTCGACCGTCGGCGCAGGCGCCATCAAGGATGCGGGCGTGAAGGTCCCGTTCGGCGGCTTCGACCTCGCGGTCGAGATCGTCAACGCGGTGGAGTCCGGTGCGATGTTCGCGACCATGGACCAGCAGCCCTACCTTCAGGGCTATTACCCGATCGCCCAGATCGCGCTCTCGAAGAAGTATGGGCTGACGCCGACTGATGTCGATACCGGCCAGGGCGCCTTCCTCGACAAGTCGCGCATCAGCTCGGTCAAGCCGCTGATCGGCAGCTTCCGCTAA
- a CDS encoding aldehyde dehydrogenase family protein: protein MLSNFIAPDSSDPRLNIKSRYQMLVDGKSVDAASGRTIDRVSPGHAGVVVGTWPEASADDVRLAVAAARRAFDTGPWPRMSGAERSRLMFKVADLILKHQEELALAESLEVGKPIAQARGEIGFCADLWSYAAGQARALEGQAHNNIGDDRLGLVLREAVGVVGIITPWNFPFIIASERVPWAIGAGCTVVLKPSEFTSGTSIRMAELAREAGIPDGVFNVVTGYGDPAGQVLAEDPGVDMVAFTGSVRVGTKLGEIAARSVKRVGLELGGKGPQIVFADADLEAAADGIAYGVYHNGGQCCISGSRLLVQEGIRDALMERLLDISRKVTFGDPLNDRTKIGALISEAHVGKVHSYVEAGIASGAELLLGGERVGKDKGIYYAPTVFAGVKPEMSIAREEIFGPVLSTLTFKTADEAVALANASEFGLSASVWSTNLENAMQSIRRIRAGRCWINSVIDGTPELPIGGYKKSGLGRELGRYGFDEYSQFKGVHVTFGRPAPWFG from the coding sequence GTGCTGTCCAATTTCATTGCGCCTGATTCCAGTGATCCGCGGCTGAACATTAAATCCCGCTACCAGATGCTTGTCGATGGCAAGTCGGTGGATGCCGCATCCGGTCGCACGATTGACCGCGTCAGCCCCGGTCACGCGGGCGTCGTCGTCGGCACCTGGCCGGAAGCTTCGGCCGATGATGTACGTTTGGCCGTTGCCGCCGCCCGCCGTGCCTTCGACACCGGCCCGTGGCCGCGCATGTCGGGTGCGGAGCGCTCGCGTCTGATGTTCAAGGTGGCGGACCTGATCCTTAAGCATCAGGAAGAGCTCGCACTAGCCGAAAGCCTCGAGGTCGGCAAGCCTATCGCCCAAGCGCGCGGCGAAATCGGCTTCTGTGCCGACCTCTGGTCCTATGCCGCCGGTCAGGCGCGTGCGCTGGAAGGCCAGGCTCACAACAATATCGGCGACGATCGCCTCGGTCTGGTGCTGCGCGAAGCCGTCGGCGTCGTCGGCATCATCACGCCGTGGAATTTCCCGTTCATCATCGCTTCCGAACGCGTGCCGTGGGCGATCGGCGCCGGCTGCACCGTCGTCCTCAAGCCGTCCGAGTTCACCTCGGGAACATCGATCCGCATGGCGGAACTAGCGCGTGAGGCCGGCATTCCCGATGGCGTCTTCAACGTCGTCACCGGCTACGGTGATCCGGCCGGCCAGGTGCTTGCCGAAGATCCAGGCGTCGATATGGTGGCCTTCACCGGTTCGGTGCGCGTTGGCACAAAGCTTGGCGAGATCGCCGCGCGCAGCGTCAAGCGTGTCGGGCTGGAGCTCGGCGGCAAGGGGCCGCAGATCGTCTTCGCCGACGCCGACCTCGAGGCGGCCGCCGATGGTATCGCCTACGGCGTCTATCACAATGGTGGGCAGTGCTGCATATCAGGTAGCCGGCTCCTGGTTCAGGAAGGCATCCGCGACGCATTGATGGAGCGCCTGCTCGATATCTCGCGCAAGGTGACCTTCGGCGATCCGCTGAACGATCGCACAAAGATCGGCGCGTTGATCTCGGAAGCCCATGTCGGCAAGGTCCATTCCTACGTGGAGGCTGGCATCGCGTCGGGTGCGGAGCTGCTGCTCGGCGGCGAACGCGTCGGCAAGGACAAGGGTATCTATTACGCGCCGACCGTGTTTGCCGGCGTGAAGCCCGAGATGTCGATCGCTCGCGAGGAGATCTTCGGACCGGTGCTTTCGACCTTGACCTTCAAGACCGCGGACGAAGCCGTCGCGCTCGCCAATGCCAGCGAGTTCGGTCTTTCCGCCTCGGTCTGGTCCACCAATCTCGAAAACGCCATGCAGAGCATCCGCCGCATTCGCGCCGGCCGCTGCTGGATCAACAGCGTCATCGACGGCACGCCGGAGCTGCCGATCGGCGGCTACAAGAAAAGCGGCCTCGGCCGCGAACTCGGCCGCTATGGCTTTGATGAATATTCCCAGTTCAAGGGCGTACACGTGACGTTCGGGCGACCGGCGCCGTGGTTCGGCTAA
- a CDS encoding GntR family transcriptional regulator, producing MTATKDMNLESLKIETGETAAAQVERDLREAIIKLELAPGTRLSEQEIATRMGVSRQPVREALIALGKSKLVDVRPNRGTVVVRISARQMMEARFVREALETAVARRASDSFDTWTRRRIDTILARQRGAMEAHDHNAFRREDEQFHIAIAEGAGCSLAWNAIADIKAHMDRVCNLQLRHPDSMMRLIAEHEAIITAIDGRDADAAAGAMRAHLNGILSDLPQIEADHPDLFE from the coding sequence ATGACGGCGACGAAAGACATGAACCTCGAATCCTTGAAGATTGAGACCGGCGAAACCGCCGCGGCCCAGGTGGAACGTGACCTGCGGGAAGCGATTATCAAGCTGGAACTAGCGCCGGGCACGCGGTTGTCGGAACAGGAAATCGCGACGCGCATGGGCGTATCGCGTCAGCCGGTGCGAGAGGCGCTCATAGCGCTCGGGAAGTCGAAGCTTGTCGACGTACGACCGAACAGGGGCACCGTGGTCGTCCGGATCTCGGCACGACAGATGATGGAGGCGCGCTTCGTCCGCGAGGCGCTCGAAACCGCCGTTGCCCGTCGCGCCAGCGATAGCTTCGACACGTGGACACGACGGCGGATCGACACCATTCTCGCCCGGCAGAGAGGCGCCATGGAAGCCCACGACCACAATGCATTCCGGCGAGAGGACGAGCAGTTTCATATCGCGATCGCGGAAGGCGCCGGCTGCAGCCTCGCCTGGAATGCAATCGCCGACATTAAGGCGCATATGGACCGCGTCTGCAATCTGCAGCTTCGCCACCCCGATTCGATGATGCGGCTGATCGCCGAACACGAGGCGATCATCACGGCCATCGATGGACGCGATGCCGACGCCGCCGCCGGCGCCATGCGCGCGCATCTCAACGGCATCCTCTCGGATCTGCCGCAGATCGAGGCGGATCATCCGGATCTGTTCGAATGA
- a CDS encoding AAA family ATPase, protein MTARDDVLDLGKRIGQSIIGQETMVQRLLLGLLANGHLLVEGLPGLAKTRAIKSMAKNLDSELSRVQFTPDLLPADITGSEVYFSEGGKGEFKFQQGPIFANLILADEINRAPAKVQSALLEAMEERQVTVGGQSYPLPDLFMVMATQNPIEQEGTYPLPEAQLDRFLMHVEVGYPDEKSEASIMRLNRGEETAAHDENKHTDIKRLDPQSIFDARKEIGFVTVSEPVEKYIVSLVIATRYPDRYDKELAKQLQVGVSPRGTIGLDKVSRAYAWLQGRDYVTPDDVKAIVNDVFRHRLVLSYEAHASNTTADHVIDRITELVAVS, encoded by the coding sequence GTGACGGCACGTGATGATGTTCTCGATCTGGGCAAGCGCATCGGTCAGTCGATCATCGGTCAGGAGACCATGGTTCAACGTCTGCTGCTCGGCCTCTTGGCCAACGGCCATTTGCTCGTCGAGGGACTGCCCGGCCTTGCAAAAACGAGGGCGATCAAGAGCATGGCAAAAAACCTCGATTCCGAGCTGTCGCGTGTCCAGTTCACGCCCGACTTGTTACCTGCCGACATCACCGGCTCCGAAGTCTATTTTTCGGAAGGCGGCAAGGGCGAGTTCAAATTCCAGCAGGGTCCGATCTTCGCCAACCTGATCCTGGCCGACGAAATCAACCGCGCGCCCGCCAAGGTGCAGTCCGCGCTCTTGGAGGCAATGGAGGAACGCCAGGTGACCGTCGGGGGGCAAAGCTATCCGCTTCCCGACCTCTTCATGGTGATGGCGACGCAAAACCCGATCGAACAGGAGGGCACCTATCCCTTGCCGGAGGCACAGCTGGATCGGTTCCTCATGCACGTCGAAGTCGGCTATCCCGATGAGAAATCGGAGGCCTCGATCATGCGCCTCAACCGGGGCGAGGAAACCGCAGCTCACGACGAGAACAAGCATACTGACATCAAGCGGCTCGACCCACAGTCGATCTTCGATGCACGCAAGGAGATCGGTTTCGTGACCGTCTCCGAGCCCGTCGAAAAATATATCGTTTCCCTCGTGATCGCCACACGCTACCCGGATCGCTACGACAAGGAGCTTGCCAAGCAATTGCAGGTCGGCGTCAGCCCACGCGGAACCATTGGCCTGGACAAAGTCTCTCGCGCCTACGCATGGCTACAAGGGCGTGACTACGTGACGCCTGACGACGTCAAGGCGATCGTCAACGACGTTTTCCGACATCGGCTCGTCTTGTCTTATGAGGCTCATGCCTCGAATACGACGGCCGACCATGTCATCGATCGGATTACCGAACTGGTGGCTGTCTCATGA